One genomic segment of uncultured Desulfobacter sp. includes these proteins:
- the floA gene encoding flotillin-like protein FloA (flotillin-like protein involved in membrane lipid rafts), whose amino-acid sequence MQIMSILLILAGILGLVLVYFAFSYIGLWVQALVSGARVGLFNIIFMRFRKVPPKLIVESKIMAVKAGIDIATDSLESHYLAGGNVSRVIQALIAADKANIDLPFNRAAAIDLAGRDVLEAVQMSVNPKVIETPIVAAMAKDGIQLKAISRVTVRANIDRLVGGAGEETILARVGEGIVTTIGSAVTHKQVLENPDTISKTVLSKGLDAGTAYEILSIDIADVDVGKNIGAELETDRAEADKKIAQAKAEEKRAMAYAQEQEMKARVQEMRAKVVEAEAQVPLAMAEAFRSGNLGIMDYYKMQNISADTRMRDTIASPDQPDQPDESLK is encoded by the coding sequence ATGCAGATTATGTCCATTCTTCTTATCCTTGCCGGCATCCTCGGCCTGGTGCTTGTTTACTTTGCGTTTTCTTACATTGGTCTGTGGGTCCAGGCCCTGGTGTCCGGTGCCCGTGTGGGACTGTTCAATATTATTTTCATGCGGTTCAGAAAGGTGCCGCCCAAGCTGATTGTGGAATCAAAAATTATGGCTGTGAAGGCCGGAATTGATATTGCCACAGACAGTCTTGAGTCCCATTACCTTGCCGGCGGCAATGTGTCCCGGGTGATCCAGGCGCTTATTGCCGCGGACAAGGCCAATATTGATCTTCCCTTTAACCGGGCCGCTGCCATTGACCTTGCCGGCCGGGATGTGCTGGAAGCCGTACAGATGTCGGTTAACCCTAAAGTTATTGAAACGCCCATTGTGGCGGCCATGGCCAAGGACGGTATCCAGCTCAAGGCCATTTCCAGGGTCACGGTGCGGGCCAATATTGATCGTTTGGTGGGCGGGGCCGGCGAAGAGACTATTCTGGCCCGTGTGGGCGAGGGCATTGTTACCACTATTGGTTCGGCTGTCACCCATAAACAGGTGCTGGAAAATCCGGACACCATTTCAAAAACCGTTTTAAGCAAGGGTCTGGATGCAGGCACAGCCTATGAGATCCTCTCAATTGATATCGCGGACGTGGATGTGGGCAAAAACATCGGTGCTGAGCTGGAAACCGACCGGGCCGAAGCAGATAAGAAGATCGCCCAGGCCAAGGCCGAAGAAAAACGGGCCATGGCCTACGCCCAGGAACAGGAGATGAAGGCCCGGGTCCAGGAAATGCGGGCCAAGGTAGTGGAGGCCGAAGCCCAGGTGCCCCTGGCCATGGCCGAGGCGTTTAGAAGCGGCAATCTTGGGATTATGGACTATTATAAAATGCAAAATATCAGCGCCGATACCCGGATGAGGGATACCATTGCGTCCCCTGATCAGCCTGATCAGCCTGATGAATCGCTGAAATAA
- a CDS encoding NfeD family protein, with protein sequence MSAWLLPLVLQIMAIFTVIAEIFLPSMGLLSITALGFVGYSLFLIFSNFPISVFYAVLGVDLILVPVVLILGFKMLAVSPLSLKKKLSASQGVVSQSPDLENYLDCTGKSLTTLRPSGTALIDGVRLDVVTDGEFIEANTPLRVCKVTGNQVIVCRGENI encoded by the coding sequence ATGAGCGCCTGGCTCCTGCCTTTGGTTCTTCAGATTATGGCAATATTTACTGTTATTGCCGAGATATTTTTGCCGTCAATGGGACTTTTATCCATTACTGCCTTGGGGTTTGTCGGATACTCCCTTTTCCTTATATTCAGTAATTTCCCCATTTCAGTGTTTTATGCGGTCTTGGGGGTAGATTTGATCCTTGTTCCCGTGGTGCTTATTCTGGGATTTAAAATGCTGGCGGTTTCGCCTTTGTCTCTTAAAAAGAAATTATCTGCATCCCAGGGTGTGGTTTCCCAGTCCCCGGATCTTGAAAATTACCTGGACTGCACCGGGAAAAGCCTTACAACCCTTCGTCCGTCCGGAACAGCTCTGATTGACGGTGTCCGCCTGGATGTGGTCACGGACGGAGAATTTATCGAGGCAAATACGCCTTTAAGGGTCTGCAAGGTCACAGGTAATCAGGTGATCGTCTGCCGTGGCGAAAACATTTGA
- a CDS encoding NfeD family protein, whose amino-acid sequence MLPKPKLFQVWAAVLFWVLILCAAGKATEPVVHIIPVSGTVEPGMAAYLKRVVSSFENDDSAILVFSLDTFGGRVDAAFDIVETISTVPKERTIAYVEKRAISAGALIALSAGTLIMRENTLIGDCAPMIQTSEGHKEAGEKTQTVLRAQFRSLAKRNNYSQVLAESMVSKSMEVYKITRGDRSEYMDKTTWQELSEEEKAKVTRKTTIVSEGELLTMDDKEAVDLGFSRQSVATLEQALEVLGYGAAQKIELSENWSETFVRWIQPFLPILMILGIGAVYTEIKAPGFGIPGIVGILCLGLVFFNQYLVGLADYTEILVFIIGFLLLGMEMFVLPGFGIAGISAIIVLAAGLVLSFQNFVLPDPSLPWQGELMIKNLGLVMGSALGALLISMSVVRFVLPNLSKVIKGPYLDATLQDSRAESTEASGISAGDEGISLTTLRPSGKVRIGDRKVDAVTQGDFIDPATQVRVTRVTAGHVIVETIMEKREK is encoded by the coding sequence ATGTTGCCAAAACCAAAGCTATTCCAAGTGTGGGCCGCAGTCCTGTTTTGGGTATTAATCCTTTGCGCTGCAGGTAAGGCTACCGAGCCAGTGGTGCACATCATTCCCGTCTCCGGAACTGTTGAGCCGGGCATGGCCGCATACCTCAAACGGGTGGTCTCTTCCTTTGAAAATGATGACTCCGCCATTTTGGTATTTTCCCTGGACACATTTGGGGGACGGGTGGATGCCGCCTTTGATATTGTGGAAACCATCAGCACCGTGCCAAAGGAAAGAACCATTGCTTATGTAGAGAAAAGGGCCATTTCCGCAGGTGCGCTGATTGCGCTTTCCGCCGGTACCCTGATCATGAGGGAAAATACCCTTATCGGTGATTGTGCGCCCATGATCCAGACCAGTGAAGGGCACAAGGAAGCCGGTGAAAAAACCCAAACCGTTCTTCGGGCACAGTTTCGCTCCCTGGCCAAACGAAACAACTATTCTCAAGTCCTGGCCGAATCCATGGTGTCCAAATCCATGGAGGTTTATAAAATTACCCGGGGGGATCGTTCTGAATATATGGATAAAACGACCTGGCAGGAGCTTTCCGAAGAAGAAAAGGCAAAAGTCACCCGTAAAACCACGATTGTAAGTGAAGGTGAGCTTTTGACCATGGATGACAAAGAAGCTGTCGATCTTGGGTTTTCCCGTCAGAGTGTTGCCACCCTTGAGCAGGCCCTTGAAGTTCTGGGGTACGGCGCGGCTCAAAAAATAGAGCTTTCGGAAAATTGGTCGGAAACTTTTGTCAGGTGGATCCAGCCCTTTCTACCGATTCTCATGATTTTAGGCATTGGTGCCGTGTATACGGAAATTAAGGCCCCGGGATTCGGCATCCCCGGCATTGTGGGCATTCTTTGCCTGGGCCTTGTGTTTTTCAACCAGTACCTGGTGGGCCTCGCCGATTATACGGAAATTCTGGTATTCATCATCGGTTTTTTGCTTCTGGGCATGGAAATGTTTGTCCTGCCGGGATTCGGCATCGCCGGTATCAGTGCCATCATTGTCCTGGCCGCAGGCCTTGTGCTTTCTTTTCAGAATTTTGTACTCCCCGACCCAAGCCTGCCCTGGCAGGGAGAGCTCATGATAAAAAATCTGGGACTGGTCATGGGCAGCGCCCTTGGTGCGCTGCTGATTTCAATGTCTGTGGTGCGTTTTGTTCTGCCCAATTTGTCAAAGGTGATCAAGGGGCCGTATCTGGATGCTACGCTTCAGGATTCCCGTGCCGAATCCACCGAGGCCTCAGGTATATCTGCCGGTGATGAAGGTATTTCTTTGACAACGTTGCGGCCTTCGGGCAAGGTCCGTATCGGGGACAGAAAAGTTGATGCCGTTACCCAGGGGGATTTTATTGATCCTGCCACACAGGTCCGGGTGACCCGGGTGACAGCAGGGCATGTAATTGTTGAAACGATTATGGAAAAGAGGGAAAAATGA
- a CDS encoding TRAP transporter TatT component family protein — protein sequence MPSNLNKRAYTCIIFCILLLGLVLLTQGCGVKSNMMTSLSRSILNNNDLAMVESGSPAYLIMVDSLIDQDPDSPDMLSSGAQLYTAFSDVFVTDRERKKKIANKAMDYALNAVCFAQSNACDLNQKPFEQFSAVVNTIKKDELPYLFTLGNTWASWIMAHKDDFNALADIARIETIMNRVIELDETYKDGAAYLYLGTLATFLPPALGGKPEQGRQYFEKAISISGGKNFMTKVVYAKLYAKMMFNRPLHDRLLNEVMKTDPNIDGYTLINTYAQQQAGKLLDEADDYF from the coding sequence ATGCCGTCTAATTTAAATAAACGGGCATACACATGTATTATTTTCTGTATATTGCTTTTGGGACTGGTCCTACTTACCCAGGGCTGCGGGGTCAAGTCCAACATGATGACCTCTCTGTCCAGAAGTATCCTGAACAATAATGACCTGGCCATGGTGGAATCCGGTTCGCCTGCTTACCTCATCATGGTTGACAGTCTCATTGATCAGGACCCGGATTCTCCGGATATGCTCTCTTCAGGCGCCCAGCTTTATACCGCCTTTTCGGATGTGTTTGTCACGGACAGGGAACGAAAAAAAAAAATAGCAAACAAAGCCATGGATTACGCCCTGAACGCCGTTTGCTTTGCCCAAAGCAATGCCTGTGATTTAAATCAAAAACCCTTTGAACAGTTCAGCGCAGTTGTAAATACCATAAAAAAAGACGAACTGCCATATCTGTTTACCCTGGGGAATACCTGGGCCTCCTGGATCATGGCCCATAAGGATGATTTCAATGCCCTGGCCGACATCGCCAGGATTGAGACCATCATGAACCGGGTCATTGAACTGGATGAAACTTACAAGGACGGGGCCGCCTATTTGTATCTGGGCACCCTTGCCACCTTTCTACCTCCGGCCCTGGGAGGAAAACCTGAACAGGGAAGGCAGTATTTTGAAAAAGCCATTTCCATTTCCGGGGGTAAAAATTTTATGACAAAGGTTGTCTATGCAAAATTGTATGCCAAAATGATGTTTAACCGCCCACTCCACGATCGCCTGCTTAACGAAGTTATGAAGACAGACCCAAACATAGACGGATATACCTTGATCAACACCTATGCACAGCAACAGGCCGGAAAACTTCTGGATGAGGCTGACGACTATTTTTAA